The Cygnus atratus isolate AKBS03 ecotype Queensland, Australia chromosome 16, CAtr_DNAZoo_HiC_assembly, whole genome shotgun sequence genome contains the following window.
CCTGCCCCATCTCTGTGCCGAGCACCTGGCTGCTGGTAccagggcgggggggggctcagcatcCTCCCAGGGCAGCGCTGCTCGGACTGGGCTGGAACTGGAACAGTCCCATGGGGGCTTGGCTCCGGAGGAGATAGCTCTGCTGGGGGGTGTCTGCCCCCAGGACACAGCTGCTCCCCCTTCTCCTGCATCCAcaggggcagctctgcctgATGCCCGTGGCAAGGAGCTGAAAGCAGAGCCCCGACCCTCCCTGCATAcccccccccgtgtcccacccccccccccccggctgaCGCTGAGCCCTTCCCTGCACAGATTCTCCCCAGGGCGCTTTCCTgcgctgtgctgctgctcctgctcgtCGCCGTGCTGGGCCGGGGCAAGAGGTGCAGCATCGCCAAAATCCTGCGGCAGTACCGCGCCGTCATCTTCCACGAGATCCAGAACCTGGTGAGCAGGGGCCGCCCGGTGCTCCCGGGGGTGCTGGCGAGCTGGATGCGGCCCCTTTTATAAAGCCCTTTTAAAAGCGCTTTAGGGTGCCTGATGCCCTCGTTGTGTTATTTCCCTcgttattttatttctccagaaaaaCCTGAGCGGCTCAGCGGAGAGGAGCAGCCGGGCAGGGCTGGCTTGCCGTTCGGACAAGGTGAGCACCCAGGGCTGGGGATTTGTGCGGGCTGAGCCCCCTGAGGAGCTGTcgagccccctccccgcccggggctgctctcccctctactccccccccccccaggaccagAAGATCCTGCTGGCCATCTACAACATCAGCATGTCCCTGCGGGACGTGGCGGGCGGCACCCTGCGTGGCCCCGAGGAGGTGGCGGTGTGGAAGGTGGCCAGGAACACCGAGTTCGTGCTCAGGGAGAACTGCAGGAAAATCGGCAAGGTGGGAgccctgccccttcccagtCTCCCCAGTAGCTCCCAGTTCCCTGGCTGCACGTGGGGAGTCACGACGGGAGCCGTTCTGCTCTCATGCCCAGCTGCTCATGGGCAAGAACTGGGATTTCTCCCCAGGGCGCC
Protein-coding sequences here:
- the C16H20orf204 gene encoding uncharacterized protein C20orf204 homolog; translated protein: MAGSHLILPRALSCAVLLLLLVAVLGRGKRCSIAKILRQYRAVIFHEIQNLKNLSGSAERSSRAGLACRSDKDQKILLAIYNISMSLRDVAGGTLRGPEEVAVWKVARNTEFVLRENCRKIGKSPPRAPAQPRRRRKQLKEIARKAQRLATCWEKLYALHVPHRGS